A window from Odocoileus virginianus isolate 20LAN1187 ecotype Illinois chromosome 24, Ovbor_1.2, whole genome shotgun sequence encodes these proteins:
- the PHLDA1 gene encoding pleckstrin homology-like domain family A member 1, producing MRRAPAAERLSELGFPPQRGRQEPPFPLGVTRGWGVWPIQKRREGARPVPFSERSQEDGRGPAARSSGTLWRIRTRLPCCPDPEPPPPPPPLCFLRVSLLCALRPGGRGSRWGEDGARLLLLPPTRAAGSGEAEPSGGAPYAGRMLESSGCKALKEGVLEKRSDGLLQLWKKKCCILTEEGLLLIPPKQLQHHQQQQQQPGQGSVEPSQPGGPAVAGLEPPVKLKELHFSNMKTVDCVERKGKYMYFTVVMAEGKEIDFRCPQDQGWNAEITLQMVQYKNRQAILAVKSTRQKQQHLVQQQPPQPQPLQPQSQAQPQPQPKPQPQPLHPYPHSHPHPHPHAHPLPHPHPPPLSQAHGHRLLRSTSNSA from the coding sequence ATGAGGCGCGCGCCGGCGGCAGAGCGCCTCTCCGAGCTGGGCTTTCCCCCGCAGCGCGGGCGCCAGGAGCCGCCTTTTCCGCTGGGTGTCactcgggggtggggggtatgGCCCATTCAAAAGCGCCGCGAGGGGGCCCGGCCAGTGCCCTTCAGTGAGCGCTCGCAAGAGGACGGCAGAGGCCCGGCGGCTCGCAGCTCCGGGACCTTGTGGCGCATCAGGACGCGGCTGCCCTGCTGCCCGGACcccgagccgccgccgccgccgccgccgctctgCTTTCTGCGCGTTAGCCTCCTCTGCGCGCTCCGGCCCGGAGGCCGCGGGAGCCGTTGGGGAGAGGACGGCgcgcggctgctgctgctgcccccgACCCGGGCGGCTGGAAGTGGAGAGGCCGAGCCGAGCGGCGGCGCCCCCTATGCCGGGAGGATGTTGGAGAGCAGCGGCTGCAAGGCGCTGAAGGAGGGGGTGTTGGAGAAGCGCAGCGACGGGCTGCTGCAGCTCTGGAAGAAAAAGTGCTGCATCCTCACCGAGGAGGGGCTGCTGCTCATCCCGCCCAAACAGCTGCaacaccaccagcagcagcagcaacagcccgGGCAGGGCTCGGTCGAGCCGTCCCAACCCGGAGGCCCCGCCGTGGCCGGCCTCGAGCCGCCGGTCAAGCTCAAGGAATTGCACTTTTCCAACATGAAGACCGTGGACTGCGTGGAGCGCAAGGGCAAGTACATGTACTTCACGGTGGTGATGGCTGAGGGCAAGGAGATCGACTTTCGGTGCCCGCAGGACCAGGGCTGGAACGCCGAGATCACGTTGCAGATGGTGCAGTACAAGAATCGCCAGGCCATCCTGGCGGTCAAGTCCACGCGGCAGAAGCAGCAGCACTTGGTCCAGCAACAGCCTCCGCAGCCGCAGCCGCTTCAGCCCCAAAGCCAAGCCCAGCCGCAGCCCCAGCCCAAGCCGCAGCCGCAGCCGCTTCATCCATACCCGCATTCGCATCCGCACCCGCACCCGCACGCGCACCCACTGCCGCACCCGCACCCACCGCCGCTCTCGCAGGCGCACGGCCACCGGCTCCTCCGCAGCACCTCCAACTCGGCCTGA